Genomic window (Streptomyces clavuligerus):
GGCAGGGCGGCGAGGCGCCGGCCCGGCGGTCTCACCGGCCGGCGCGGTCCTCCACCGGGAGCCGGACCAGGAGCCGCCAGACCGCCTCCCCGGGTCCGGTGGGCACCATGCCCGCGTCGGCCCGGCCGCCGAGCAGCGCGGCCCGATCGCGGATCTCCCGCAGGCCGCGGTAGGGGCCGGGGCGCACTCCCTGGTGGCTCCGGAACACCAGATTGTCCATCCGGATCTCCAGTACGCGCAGTCCCGGGCCGACCGTGCGCCCGGGGCACGCAATCCGCCGCCACCAGCCGGTCCTCCGGTCGTCCCGCCATCCGTCGCGCAGCCGGATCGCCAGGACCACCGGGGTCGCCCCGCAGTGGCGCCGGGCGTTCGCCAGCCCTTCGCGGATGATCCGGTACGCCTCCCGCGAGACCGGCCCCGGAACGCCGGAGAGGTCGTCGTCCCCCTCCCGCGCCACGTCCACGCCGCCGGCCGACACCAGATCCGCCAGCGCCTCCAGCCCCGGGCCCGCGCTGTCGTCCGTCCGGTCCTCGTCCATCCGGTCCTCCTGGGGCGGGGCGGGTCGGCAGGCCAGGTCGTCGCGGCCGGGCGAGCCCTGCGAGAGTACCTTCATCTGCCGGGACTTGAGGCCGGACGGGGCACTTCGGCGGCACCGCGCGGAGCCGTGGACCGGGGGCACGGGGCCGCTGTCACCCGGTCGTGGTCCGCTCCTCGGCGCGGTGCAGGAAACCGGTCGTTTCGAGGTGGTCCAGACAGCGGTCGACGAGGGTGGCGTCCACGGGCGGGCACAGGATGCCGGTCCGGCGCAGGGCCCGGTCGGCGTTGTCGCGCCGGATTCCGCTCAGGTCGTCCATCAGGCCGTCCGTACCGGGCGGCGGGGTGAGCATCGGCAGGAACGGGGTGAGCGGGGCGTCAGGGGTCTCGGCGGCCTGCGCGGCCATGGCGGCGAGCCACTCCGCGGCGGGCAGTCGGCGGACGGTGTGGCCACGGGCGCGGAGCCGGTCCACGACGAGACGGAAGTCGGCGGGCCGGGGGTTGGCGAGGTGGTAGGTCCGGCCGTCGGGCGGCTCATGGGTGATCAGGTGGACGAGCGCGTCGGCGGCGTGGTCCACGGGGACCAGATCGAGGGGCAGCCGCGCGTCGGGGGCGGTGCCGGTGTCGGCGATCGCCTTGATCAGCGCGCTGATCAGCATGTTGGTGGGCCAGACACCGCCGGTGGCGGGCCCTGAGATGTCGTACGGGCGGTATACGGCGACGGGCAGCCCGCGGGCCGCCGCCCGGCGGAGCAGGCCCTCGGCCACCCACTTGCTCTGCGCGTAGCCCGTACGCAGCCGCTCGGGGTGTTGGGGCGGGGTGTCCTCGTCGAGAACGGTGCGGCCCGCCGTGGCGTCCCCGCCGAGCGTGTCGACGGTGGAGACGTAGTGGACCGGCTTGGGGCCGTGGGTGGCCGCCAGCAGCAGCACGGTGCGGGTGCCGGTGACGTTCGCGGGGCGCAGCGCCGTGTAGGGGTAGGCGAAGTTCACCTGTGCGGCGTTGTGGACGACGGTGTCGACGGTGCGGGCCAGGGTGTCGAAGGCGCCCGGGGACAGGCCGAACCCGGGGGCGGTGAGATCGCCGGGGACGGCGACGACACGCTGCCAGGTGCTGTCGGGGGTGAGGCCGTGGCGCCGGGCGCCCGTTTCGAGACGGCGCTCGGCGTGTGCGGTGTCGTCGGCGCGGACGAGGCAGTGGACGGTGGCGGTCGTGCGGCGCAGCAGACGGTGCAGGAGGTGGGTGCCGAGGAAGCCGGTGGCACCGGTGAGCAGGATGTGGGCGGGGGGAGCCGTGCGGGTGGAGGTACGGGTGGTGATGCGCGGCTCGGGCCCGAGCCGGGTCTCCGCGGTGAAGTCGACGGTTTCGCCGTCCGGGGCGCTGTCGGCGGCGAGGGCGTCGACGGCGCGGGCGAAGTCCCGCACAGTGGGCCCGGCGAGCAGCAGGGTGAGCAGGGCGGTGGTGTGGGTGGCGGGCATGGCCAGCCGGTTCCGGACGGCGGCGACGGCGCGTACCGCGAGGAGGGAGCCGCCGCCGAGGGCGAAGAAGTCGTCGTCCCTCCCGGCGTCGGGGACGGCGAGCAGATCGCCCCATGCCTCGGCCACCAGGCGTTCGGTCTTCGTGGCGGGGGGCGGGCCCGCCGGTCGGGTGCGGGAGTCGGGCAGTTGCCGGCGGTCCACCTTGCCGTTGGAGTTGTGCGGCAGTTCGTCGACGACGTGGATGGTGGCGGGAACCATGAAGGGTGGCAGGCGGTCCGCCAGGAAGGAGCGCAGCCCACGGGCGAGGGCGCTCCGCCCGGCGGCGCCGGGGGTGCCGCCGCGATCGGCACGGACGCCGTCGGCGGAGGTCGCGTCGGCGGAGGTCGCGTCGGCGGAGGCGGCTTCGGCCGGAGCGGCTTCCGTGGAAGCGGCTTGCGTGGAGGCGGTTTCGGCAGCGGCGCTCGCGCGGCGGCGGACGTCGGCCGAGGGGACGGCCCAGGCGATGAGCTGACGACGTCCGGCGGGGGTGGTGCGGACATCGGCGACGGCGGCGCTGAGCTGGGGGTGGGCGGCGAGGGCGCTTTCGACCTCGGCGAGTTCGACGCGGTAGCCGTTGATCTTGACCTGCCGGTCGATACGGCCGAGGAAGTCCAGGACACCGCCGGCGTCGCGGCGGACCCGGTCGCCGGTGCGGTACAGGCGGGTGCCGTCCGCGCCGGTGCGGAAGGTCTCCCGGGTCCGTTCGGGGTCGCCGTGGTAGCCGAGGGCGAGCCCGTCGCCGCCGACCCACAGTTCGCCCGGTTCGCCGTCCGCGGCGGGGGTGCCGTCGGGGCGCAGGACATGGGCGGTGGAGTTGGCGGCCGGGAGCCCGATGGGGACGGTCTGCTCCTCGTCGCCGAGTCCGGTGATCTCGTGCGCCGTGCAGAAGATCCCGTTCTCGGTGGGGCCGTAGGCGTTGATCAACCGCCGGGGCGGGCCGTGGCGCAGGACGGCGCGGACGGCGGTGGGGTTGACCACGTCGGCGGTGACGTACAGCTGGGTCAGGGAGGCGAACATCCCGGGGTCGTGGGAGGCGGCCTCGTGGAAGACCCCGGCGCTGAGCACCATGACCGTGGCCCGCTCGGTGCGGATGCGGCGGGCGAGCGCGGCGGGCGAGAGGAGGGTGTGCCGGTCGACGAGGACGAGGCGGGCACCGTTGAGGAGGGCGCCGTAGATCTCGAAACAGGAGACGTCGAAGGCGAGGCTGCTCGTGGCCAGCCAGGTGTCGCCGGGGCCCGCTTGCAGCAGGGGGGTGTCGAGGACCAGGCGGGTGGGGGCACGGTGCGGGACGGCGACGGCCTTGGGGCGACCGGTGGTACCGGAGGTGAACATGATGTACGCGGGGTCGGCCGCCGAGGGTTCCTCGACGGCGGCGGGCGGTCGCCCGGCGCCCTCGGTGACACGCGGCATGGGCACCCTGACGCCGATGGCCAGGTCGGGCAGGCGTGGATCGTCCACGGCGGCGCGCAGGCCGACCTGTTCGGCCATCCCCGCCAGACGGGCCTCGGGGTGGATGGGGTCGAGCGGTACCTGGACGCCGCCCGCCTTCAATACGCCCAGCAGGGCGGCGACGGCCTCGGCGCGGGGTTGCGCGACCACACCGACCCGGTCCCCGGTGCGGACCCCGTGGCGCCGCAGACGGTGCGCGACCGCGTTGGCCCACCGGTCGAGTCCGCGGTAGGTGACCCGGGTGTCGCCGTCGTCGACGGCGGGCGCGTCGGGGGTGGCGCGGACCTGGCGCTCGAAAAGCCTGAACAGCGTCGTATTGCGGGGGTAGGACGTTCCGGTGGCGTTCCACGGGGCGTCGTCCCCGCTCCAGCCCGCCCCGTTCGCGTCGGACTCGTTCCCGCCCGCTCCGTTCCCGCCGGACCCGGACGGGCCATTCCCGGCGGAATGATTCCCGACGGGGTGATGACCGGCCCGGTGCTTCTCGTGTGCGGCATTCATGAGACCCCTCTTCGGTCGCCTGCTGAATGCGACCGTAACGGCGGCGATCGGGGTCAGGTAAGCCGCGGTTCCGCTCAGCGGGACAGGCCGTCGACGACGCGTCGGGAAGGATCTAATGTGCTCCGCATGCCCGGTGGGAACGGCGGCGGAGATCCGGCCCGGGTGGCCTTTTCGATGTCGCGGGAAGCCCTGCCCGCGAAGCGACCGCGTCAGAGGACGAGGAAACCCGATGGTCTATGAAATCGTCACCGAACTGCTGATCACCGTGTTCGACGTCAGTCCTGAAACGGTCGGCTCCACCGCTTCCCTGGAGGATCTGGGGCTGGATTCACTGGCCCAGGTGGAGCTGGCCGACCGCCTCGCGGAGCATTTCGACATCCAGATCCCGGAAACCGCGTTGCGGGGTCCGACGACACTGGCCGATATCGTGCACACGGTCGAGCAGCGGCAGGGCACCTGGTCGTGAGCAATACACACAGGCCCCCTACACGCAGGACAGCGAATGAGCCATGGACCGCCCGGAGGGGACCGCGTGTGGTCGTCACCGGAATCGGTGTGATCAGCGCGGCGGGCACAGGTGTCGAGGAGAACTGGAAACGGGTGGTGGCGGGCGAACCCACCGCGGCCCGGGATTCCGTGCTCTTCGGCAGTCCGGTGGATTTCGCCTGCCGGGTACCGGATTTCGACCCCGGTCCGCGTCCGGGCGGGCCGCAGGCGGAACGCCTCGACCGGTATGCCCAGTTGGCCATGGTGGCCGCGGCGGAGGCCCTCGCCTCCGCGGGGCTGCCCGCCTCCCCCGGCGACCCCGACCGGTGCGGGATCGTGCTGGGCAGCGTGGCCGGGGGCATGGGCACGCTGGAGGAGCAGGCCGCACGGCTGGAGCGCGGCGGCCCCACGGCGGTGGCCGGGCGCACCATGCCCCTCGGGCTGCTGAGTTCGGCCGCGGGTGCCATCAGTGTGCGCCACGGCCTGCGGGGCACCTGTCTCTCCGTGGCGACCGCGTGCGCCTCGGGCACCCAGGCGATCGGCCTGGCCCGGGACCTGGTGGGCGCCGGTACGCTCGACATCGCCCTGGCCGGGGGCGCCGACGCCCCGCTGACGCCGTTCAACGCCGCCGCCTATGCCAGGCTGCGCGCCCTGTCCCGGCGCGCCGACGACCCGCGCGGCGCCTCCCGGCCCTTCTCCGCGACCCGGGACGGCTTCGTCCTCGGCGAGGGCGCGGGCTTTCTCGTGCTGGAGCGCGAGGACGACGCCCGGGCTCGGCGGGCCCCGCTGCTGGCCGTTGTCGCGGGCCACGCGGCCACCGCCGACGCCCACCACGCCGTCCGGCCCGACCCCACCGGCTCCGGGGCCCGCCGCGCGATGCTCGGCGCGCTCGCCGACGCGGATCTCGATCCGGGCTCGGTGGGGCACATCAACGCCCACGGCACGTCCACCCTTCTCAACGACGCCGTCGAGGGGACCGCCATCGGCGAGGTCTTCGGCGACCGCGTGGCCGTCAGCTCCACCAAGGGGGTGACGGGCCACACCTTCGGCGCCGCGGGCGCCCTGGAGGCGGCGTACGCGGTCCTGGCCCTGCGCGAGGGGCTGATCCCGCCCACGGCCAACCTCACCGATCCCGATCCGTCCATCCCCGTGGACCTGGTGGCGGCACAAGCCCGCCGCGCCCGGCTGGACGCGGTGATGAGTAATTCCTTCGGCTTCGGCGGCTACAACGCCTCCCTGGTCCTCACCACCGTGTGACCCACTCCCCGTCAAACGCCTCCCTGGTCGTCACCGCCGTGCGACCCACTCCCCGTCAAACGCCTCCCTGGTCCTCACCGCCATGTGGCCCGCTCCCCGTCATCCGCGTCATCCGCACAGGAAGGGCATCCCGATGGAGATCCCCGTGGATCGTCCCCGCACCGGCGATACCCTCGGCGGCGCCCCTCCCGGCGGGGCCTCCCGCCCCCGCGTCTCGCACGGCGGGCTCTCCCAGGGCGGGCTCTCCCACAGCGGGGACGAACGGTCGCTGGGTTCCTTCGCCTCCCTGCGGGGCCGACACCTCCTGGACCGGCTCACCCCCTTCGAACAGTGGCGGCGCCCCCACGCCGAGCAGGGCGTCTGGGGCTACCACCAGCAGACGCTCAGCCACCCGTTCACCCCCCGGGCCCGTACCCGCGACGAGTTCGGCGACGAGGGGAGCGGCGTCAACCTCCTCACACAGGACTACCTCGCGCTCAGCAGCCACCCCGCGGTGCACGAGGCGATCACGGCGGCGCTGCGGGACCACGGCCCCCACAGCGGGGGCTCCCCCGCCGCGGCGGGCGACACACCACTGGCCGAGGAGTTGTGCGGACAGCTCGCCGAGTTGACGGGCATGCGCCATGTCGTGCTCTTCCCCACCGGCTGGGCAGCCGGGTTCGGCGCGGTCAACGCCCTCGCCCGCCGCTTCGACCACATCGTCGTGGACGAGCTGGTCCACGCCTGTGTGCACGAAGGCGTCGCCGCCGGCCGCTCCACCCGGATCACCCGGACACCGCATCTGGACCACGGGGCCGTACACCGGGCACTGCGCCGCATCCGGGCCGAGGACGCCGCCAACGGCATCCTCGTCATCACCGAGAGTCTCTTCTCGATGAACTCCGACACGCCCGACCTCGCCGCACTCCAGCGGACGTGTCACGAGTACGACGCGGTGCTGCTGGTCGACCAGGCCCACGACATCGGCGTGCTCGGCCCCGGGGGGCGGGGCCAGGCCGCGGGCCAGGGGATGCACGGCCGGCTCGATGTCGTCGTGGGGTCGATGAGCAAGGCGTTCGCCACCAACGGCGGCTACCTCGCCACCAACTCCTCCTCCGTCGCCGCCTATGTGCGCTACTTCGCGAGCACCCATATGTTCTCCTCGGCCCTGACACCGCTCCAGACCGCGGGGGCCCTGGCCGCCGCGCGGATCATGCGCTCCGACGAGGGGCAGCGGCTCCGGGACGAGCTGCTGCGCAACGCCGGGGTCCTGCGCCGGGAGCTGGCCCGCACGGCTTCGGGCCCCGCCCCGTACACCGTCCTCGGGGTGCCCTCCCCCATCGTGCCGGTCGAGATCGACTCCCTGGCCGTGGGGCGCGCCGCGATGGGCGTCGCACGCCGCGACGGCGTCCTGCTCCACCTCGTCGAATTCCCGGTCGTCCCACGGGGCCGGGCGCGCTACCGGCTCCAGCTCTCCAGCGCGCACCGGCCCGAGGACCTCGCCCTGGCCGCGCGGGTCATCCGCGAGGCCGTCGCCTCCGCCCGCGCCGACACCACCACCCGCCCCGAGGATTCCCCCGTCAAGAGAAGGTGACCCGATGACCAGCAACCCCACCGACGTACAGATCACGGCCGTGCGCTCGGCCGCCGACCGGCTCGTCGACCGGCTGCGCCACACCGCCACCGACAACGACTACGTCGCCAAGGCCCGGGCCGGTGAACTGACCGGCGACGACATCGCCGCCCTGGTCCGGCTGGAGAACGCGACCCTCGACGGCGTGACCGCCCCCATCGGTCTGGCGGCGGCACGGTTCCGGAACACCCCCGCGATGGACTTCATGCTCGACATCGGCCGGATGGTCAGCGTCGACCGCACCAACATCCGGGCCTCTGCCGTCGCCTACGGAACGGCCCTGGAGGAGTACCCCGGGCAGCGTCTGGACCCGGTCGCCTACGGCTACACCGGATTCATCAACTGGGCCTGTGTGCACGCCGACGCGGAGGCGATGGCGCTGATCGCCTATGTGGACATCACCCTGTGGCACGAGGCGTGCGTCATCCTCACACCGGTCCTGCGCAAGCACCCCGGGCTCCCGCACGAGGTCGTCGAGTACTTCGCCTCGTACGAGGAGCGCCCGGACGAGGTGCTGGACGCGGCCCTGGACGTCATCGCGCACGGTGTGGCCCAGGGGTACGAGCTCCAGCGGGCCGTCGACACGGCCCGGCTGATGGGGGACTATCTCGCCACCTTCTGGCGGGCGGCCGGGCAGTAGCCCCGCGGATACCGGCCCGGGACGGACCGCCCGGCGTGTCCCGCCGTGCGCCTGGCGGGCGGGGAAGGGCCGGGCGGGATGTCTCAGTCCCGCGCCGGTTCCGGAACGTGTCGCAGGACGCGGTGGGCGTGTGCTCCGCACTGACGCAGCAGAGCACACACCGCGGTGGGGTCGAACGCCTCCGGATGCCCCCCGGCGCTGAGCGCGGCCA
Coding sequences:
- a CDS encoding amino acid adenylation domain-containing protein, whose protein sequence is MNAAHEKHRAGHHPVGNHSAGNGPSGSGGNGAGGNESDANGAGWSGDDAPWNATGTSYPRNTTLFRLFERQVRATPDAPAVDDGDTRVTYRGLDRWANAVAHRLRRHGVRTGDRVGVVAQPRAEAVAALLGVLKAGGVQVPLDPIHPEARLAGMAEQVGLRAAVDDPRLPDLAIGVRVPMPRVTEGAGRPPAAVEEPSAADPAYIMFTSGTTGRPKAVAVPHRAPTRLVLDTPLLQAGPGDTWLATSSLAFDVSCFEIYGALLNGARLVLVDRHTLLSPAALARRIRTERATVMVLSAGVFHEAASHDPGMFASLTQLYVTADVVNPTAVRAVLRHGPPRRLINAYGPTENGIFCTAHEITGLGDEEQTVPIGLPAANSTAHVLRPDGTPAADGEPGELWVGGDGLALGYHGDPERTRETFRTGADGTRLYRTGDRVRRDAGGVLDFLGRIDRQVKINGYRVELAEVESALAAHPQLSAAVADVRTTPAGRRQLIAWAVPSADVRRRASAAAETASTQAASTEAAPAEAASADATSADATSADGVRADRGGTPGAAGRSALARGLRSFLADRLPPFMVPATIHVVDELPHNSNGKVDRRQLPDSRTRPAGPPPATKTERLVAEAWGDLLAVPDAGRDDDFFALGGGSLLAVRAVAAVRNRLAMPATHTTALLTLLLAGPTVRDFARAVDALAADSAPDGETVDFTAETRLGPEPRITTRTSTRTAPPAHILLTGATGFLGTHLLHRLLRRTTATVHCLVRADDTAHAERRLETGARRHGLTPDSTWQRVVAVPGDLTAPGFGLSPGAFDTLARTVDTVVHNAAQVNFAYPYTALRPANVTGTRTVLLLAATHGPKPVHYVSTVDTLGGDATAGRTVLDEDTPPQHPERLRTGYAQSKWVAEGLLRRAAARGLPVAVYRPYDISGPATGGVWPTNMLISALIKAIADTGTAPDARLPLDLVPVDHAADALVHLITHEPPDGRTYHLANPRPADFRLVVDRLRARGHTVRRLPAAEWLAAMAAQAAETPDAPLTPFLPMLTPPPGTDGLMDDLSGIRRDNADRALRRTGILCPPVDATLVDRCLDHLETTGFLHRAEERTTTG
- a CDS encoding aminotransferase class I/II-fold pyridoxal phosphate-dependent enzyme, which encodes MDRPRTGDTLGGAPPGGASRPRVSHGGLSQGGLSHSGDERSLGSFASLRGRHLLDRLTPFEQWRRPHAEQGVWGYHQQTLSHPFTPRARTRDEFGDEGSGVNLLTQDYLALSSHPAVHEAITAALRDHGPHSGGSPAAAGDTPLAEELCGQLAELTGMRHVVLFPTGWAAGFGAVNALARRFDHIVVDELVHACVHEGVAAGRSTRITRTPHLDHGAVHRALRRIRAEDAANGILVITESLFSMNSDTPDLAALQRTCHEYDAVLLVDQAHDIGVLGPGGRGQAAGQGMHGRLDVVVGSMSKAFATNGGYLATNSSSVAAYVRYFASTHMFSSALTPLQTAGALAAARIMRSDEGQRLRDELLRNAGVLRRELARTASGPAPYTVLGVPSPIVPVEIDSLAVGRAAMGVARRDGVLLHLVEFPVVPRGRARYRLQLSSAHRPEDLALAARVIREAVASARADTTTRPEDSPVKRR
- a CDS encoding acyl carrier protein; amino-acid sequence: MVYEIVTELLITVFDVSPETVGSTASLEDLGLDSLAQVELADRLAEHFDIQIPETALRGPTTLADIVHTVEQRQGTWS
- a CDS encoding beta-ketoacyl-[acyl-carrier-protein] synthase family protein, whose protein sequence is MVVTGIGVISAAGTGVEENWKRVVAGEPTAARDSVLFGSPVDFACRVPDFDPGPRPGGPQAERLDRYAQLAMVAAAEALASAGLPASPGDPDRCGIVLGSVAGGMGTLEEQAARLERGGPTAVAGRTMPLGLLSSAAGAISVRHGLRGTCLSVATACASGTQAIGLARDLVGAGTLDIALAGGADAPLTPFNAAAYARLRALSRRADDPRGASRPFSATRDGFVLGEGAGFLVLEREDDARARRAPLLAVVAGHAATADAHHAVRPDPTGSGARRAMLGALADADLDPGSVGHINAHGTSTLLNDAVEGTAIGEVFGDRVAVSSTKGVTGHTFGAAGALEAAYAVLALREGLIPPTANLTDPDPSIPVDLVAAQARRARLDAVMSNSFGFGGYNASLVLTTV